Proteins encoded by one window of Hyphomicrobium nitrativorans NL23:
- a CDS encoding AAA family ATPase: MTQHAYGSSRSDPLDPLAPLEDTSDASTAALSDRARPLPRISIQAFCETPALAEVLQDASEDRRLSKTHLTIQMGGAAAAVAHYQESPTPNLIILESQRSHAALIAELDELAQSCDPGTKVVIVGQTNDVMLYRDLIRRGVSEYLVMPITPFELMECLSGLYNNPATDPVGQVFAFMGAKGGVGSSTICHNVAWTLSEILETDIVIGDMDLAFGTAGLDFNQDPVQGIGDALQNPDRLDEVLLDRLLTTCSKHLSIFAAPVVLDRDYDLTPDDCQTVVDVVRQNVPFVAVDLPHIWTPWTRQLLLQADEIVITAVPDLANLRNAKNIIDHMKQARKNDAAPRLVLNMANMQKRPEITVKEFESALGIETLAVIDFDCENFGQAANNGQMVEEYSAKAKAVQSFRDIAMTLAHRKEIKAEKKSPLAPLLEKLKLMR, encoded by the coding sequence ATGACACAGCACGCATACGGCTCATCGCGCTCCGATCCACTGGACCCGCTCGCACCGCTGGAAGACACATCGGACGCGTCCACGGCCGCATTGAGCGACCGTGCGCGTCCCTTGCCGCGCATTTCGATCCAGGCCTTCTGCGAGACACCGGCTCTCGCCGAAGTCCTGCAGGACGCCTCCGAAGATCGTCGCCTCAGCAAAACACATCTCACGATCCAGATGGGCGGCGCGGCTGCGGCCGTGGCCCATTATCAGGAAAGCCCGACACCCAACCTGATTATTCTGGAGTCGCAGCGGTCTCACGCGGCCCTGATCGCGGAACTCGACGAACTCGCCCAGAGCTGCGACCCCGGCACCAAGGTCGTGATCGTCGGCCAGACCAACGACGTGATGCTCTATCGCGACCTCATCCGCCGCGGCGTTTCCGAATATCTCGTGATGCCCATCACACCGTTCGAGCTGATGGAGTGCCTCTCCGGGCTTTACAACAACCCGGCAACCGACCCCGTCGGTCAGGTGTTCGCCTTCATGGGCGCAAAGGGCGGCGTGGGCTCGTCCACCATCTGCCACAACGTCGCCTGGACGCTGTCCGAAATCCTGGAGACCGACATCGTCATCGGCGACATGGATCTGGCTTTCGGAACCGCTGGCCTCGACTTCAATCAGGACCCCGTGCAAGGCATCGGCGATGCGCTCCAGAACCCGGACCGCCTCGACGAGGTGCTGCTCGACCGCCTCCTGACGACATGCTCGAAGCACCTGTCGATCTTCGCTGCTCCCGTCGTGCTGGACCGTGACTACGACCTGACGCCCGACGATTGTCAGACGGTCGTCGATGTCGTGCGCCAGAACGTGCCGTTCGTTGCGGTGGATCTTCCGCACATCTGGACCCCCTGGACGAGGCAGCTCCTCCTGCAGGCCGATGAGATCGTCATCACCGCCGTCCCCGACCTCGCCAATCTGCGCAATGCGAAGAACATCATCGATCACATGAAGCAGGCGCGTAAGAACGACGCCGCGCCACGCCTCGTGCTCAACATGGCCAACATGCAGAAGCGCCCCGAGATCACCGTCAAGGAATTCGAGAGCGCACTCGGGATCGAGACCCTCGCAGTCATCGACTTCGACTGCGAAAACTTTGGGCAGGCCGCCAACAACGGCCAGATGGTCGAAGAGTACAGCGCAAAGGCAAAGGCGGTGCAGAGCTTCCGCGACATCGCGATGACGCTTGCCCATCGCAAAGAGATCAAAGCGGAGAAGAAGTCGCCTCTCGCGCCTCTTCTCGAAAAACTCAAGCTCATGCGCTGA
- a CDS encoding CpaD family pilus assembly protein has protein sequence MQQTRQSPRVGRFEPRRATLACALLALVAVGAAGCRHDVGAPQVAGWSLVDPAQRHPIIVSQQPQTIEVNVAPQARRLSPRQRADVLDFVHRARASDAGNSRLVIQAPSGGNNEIAAMNAVGEIRQMVSDNGFAESSIAVEAYQGGRLSAPVRLSYLTYVAEAPTCGYWPTNLADQRDNANYWNFGCANQRNLAAMIANPADLIGPRTEGERYGDRRDVTFDKYVRGEHTGADRPTDPRDSTDVATDARTR, from the coding sequence ATGCAACAGACACGTCAATCGCCCCGAGTAGGCCGCTTCGAACCGCGCCGCGCGACACTCGCATGTGCACTGCTGGCGCTCGTCGCCGTCGGCGCCGCGGGCTGCCGCCACGATGTCGGCGCCCCGCAGGTTGCCGGATGGTCGCTTGTCGATCCGGCTCAACGCCACCCGATCATCGTCTCGCAACAGCCGCAGACGATCGAGGTCAACGTCGCGCCTCAGGCCCGCCGCCTCTCCCCGCGCCAGCGGGCGGACGTGCTCGACTTCGTGCATCGCGCACGCGCCAGCGATGCCGGCAACAGCCGTCTCGTCATCCAGGCGCCCAGCGGAGGCAACAACGAGATTGCCGCTATGAACGCGGTTGGCGAGATCCGCCAGATGGTGAGCGACAACGGCTTTGCGGAATCGTCCATCGCCGTAGAAGCCTACCAAGGCGGCAGGCTCAGCGCGCCGGTACGCCTCTCCTACCTCACCTACGTCGCCGAAGCGCCGACCTGCGGCTACTGGCCGACCAACCTGGCCGACCAGCGCGACAACGCCAACTATTGGAACTTCGGCTGCGCAAACCAGCGCAACCTGGCCGCCATGATCGCAAACCCCGCCGATCTGATCGGACCCCGCACCGAAGGCGAACGCTACGGCGACCGTCGCGACGTGACATTCGACAAATACGTCCGCGGCGAACACACGGGCGCCGACCGACCGACCGACCCGAGAGACAGCACGGACGTCGCAACAGACGCACGTACGAGATAG
- a CDS encoding type II and III secretion system protein family protein, with translation MKFLCALALNALVMAAWSPAPEAGPEPNTGSSVLRISDDGMLPQNRSVSLGAGKSLLVEFDFELRDVLVSDPQGVDAVVQTSNRVFLIAKRPGQTNAFFFDAAGHQVLTLDISVGADSSGLESLLARLIPGSNIRVELAGRSLVLTGTVRAPADSHMATNLAKAFVSSEGAGLMSSVPGAAASGPAGSASGANAQSGSPSNSGEAKPVINLLSVEAEEQVMLRVVVAEVQRTLLKQFGVNLGAAINSGNFSTAILTENALPLTAAAGLGGIPVPGLGTTAFDAATGVGCTTAGVLCNWNTGPATGTFGNSGVSGGWSNGTSQVSHTLRALERDGLLRTLAEPNLTAVSGESAKFLAGGEFPVIEPSGIGQTTVQYKPYGIGISFTPTVLSEGRISLKIESEVSELTTNGAIQVQNISIPALKTRKANSTVELPSGGALALAGLISDSTRQNIDGFPGLKDLPVLGTLFRSRDFVKEETELVVIVTPYLVRPVSPRQLAKPIDGLAEATDRKANFMGHLNRIYGAPDAAAPVGDLKGDYGFIIE, from the coding sequence ATGAAGTTTCTTTGTGCCCTCGCACTGAACGCGCTGGTGATGGCAGCATGGAGCCCGGCACCCGAAGCTGGTCCTGAACCGAACACCGGCTCGTCCGTTTTACGCATCAGCGACGACGGCATGTTGCCCCAGAACCGCTCCGTGTCTCTCGGAGCCGGAAAATCCCTGCTCGTTGAGTTCGACTTCGAGTTGCGCGACGTCCTCGTGTCCGACCCGCAAGGCGTCGACGCCGTCGTCCAGACGTCCAACCGCGTATTTCTGATCGCCAAGCGCCCCGGACAGACGAATGCCTTCTTCTTCGATGCGGCGGGCCACCAGGTCCTGACGCTCGACATTTCGGTCGGTGCGGACTCGAGCGGTCTCGAAAGCCTGCTCGCGCGTCTCATTCCCGGATCGAACATCCGTGTGGAACTTGCAGGCCGATCGCTTGTGCTGACCGGCACCGTGCGCGCGCCCGCCGATTCCCACATGGCAACCAATCTCGCGAAAGCCTTCGTCTCCTCCGAGGGCGCCGGCCTCATGAGCTCCGTTCCTGGCGCCGCCGCGTCCGGTCCGGCAGGCTCCGCGAGCGGCGCGAACGCCCAATCGGGAAGCCCCTCGAACTCCGGCGAGGCAAAGCCGGTCATCAATCTCCTTTCTGTCGAGGCGGAAGAGCAGGTGATGCTGCGCGTCGTCGTGGCCGAAGTTCAGCGCACACTCTTGAAGCAGTTCGGCGTCAACCTGGGCGCCGCCATCAACTCGGGCAACTTCTCGACCGCCATTCTGACGGAGAATGCGCTTCCCTTGACGGCAGCGGCGGGTCTCGGCGGCATCCCTGTGCCAGGCCTCGGCACGACGGCGTTCGACGCCGCGACGGGCGTCGGATGTACGACGGCTGGCGTGCTCTGCAACTGGAACACCGGACCGGCCACCGGCACGTTCGGCAACAGCGGTGTCAGCGGCGGCTGGAGCAACGGCACCTCGCAAGTCTCCCATACGCTGCGTGCGCTCGAACGCGACGGCCTCCTGAGAACGCTCGCCGAGCCGAACCTCACGGCCGTCTCGGGTGAATCCGCCAAGTTCCTCGCCGGCGGCGAGTTCCCCGTCATCGAGCCGAGCGGCATCGGCCAGACCACGGTGCAGTACAAGCCTTACGGCATCGGCATCTCCTTCACCCCCACCGTTCTGTCTGAAGGCCGCATCAGCCTCAAGATCGAGAGCGAGGTCAGCGAGCTCACCACCAACGGCGCGATCCAGGTGCAGAACATCTCGATCCCGGCCCTCAAGACGCGCAAGGCGAACTCGACCGTCGAGTTGCCGTCCGGCGGCGCGCTGGCTCTCGCCGGCCTGATCTCGGACTCGACCCGTCAGAACATCGACGGCTTCCCGGGCCTCAAGGATCTGCCCGTGCTCGGCACGCTGTTCCGCAGCCGCGACTTCGTGAAAGAGGAAACCGAGCTCGTGGTGATCGTGACGCCTTATCTCGTACGGCCGGTGTCGCCGCGCCAGCTCGCCAAGCCCATCGACGGCCTCGCCGAAGCCACCGACCGCAAGGCGAACTTCATGGGTCACCTGAACCGCATCTATGGCGCACCCGACGCGGCCGCCCCGGTGGGTGACCTCAAGGGCGACTACGGGTTCATCATCGAATAA
- the cpaB gene encoding Flp pilus assembly protein CpaB, with amino-acid sequence MKRPQLIGVTVAATAGLLAFFMVSAMVNKPPVEKTVEVKVESNDVLVARTDIGLGQITNDSLFRWQSWPKETVTTGFITREDRPDAMTQLSGSIARAPMMAGEPITEQKLVRAGQGGVLAAILPAGMRAISTRIKEETAVGNLILPNDRVDVILIRRVRGRSGGEDYVSDLLFGNVRVLAIGQQIETKEGRKTADGSAATATLELTARQAELLALANSMGEISLTLRSIADLDLEAGPMAGTDPSTRESTAVRVLRYGTPSRAYGVN; translated from the coding sequence ATGAAACGGCCACAACTCATTGGAGTGACTGTAGCGGCCACCGCCGGTCTTCTGGCGTTTTTCATGGTAAGCGCCATGGTCAACAAACCGCCCGTCGAAAAGACAGTCGAAGTCAAGGTCGAGAGCAACGACGTGCTCGTGGCCCGCACGGACATCGGTCTTGGTCAGATCACGAACGATAGCCTGTTCCGCTGGCAGTCCTGGCCGAAGGAAACGGTCACCACCGGCTTCATCACGCGCGAAGACCGCCCCGACGCGATGACCCAGCTCTCCGGCTCCATTGCGCGCGCGCCGATGATGGCGGGCGAACCGATCACCGAACAGAAGCTCGTCCGCGCCGGCCAGGGCGGCGTGCTTGCGGCCATTCTGCCGGCCGGAATGCGCGCCATCTCGACCCGGATCAAGGAGGAGACCGCCGTCGGCAATCTCATCCTCCCCAACGACCGGGTCGATGTCATCCTCATCCGCCGCGTGCGCGGACGCTCGGGCGGCGAGGATTACGTCAGCGACCTTCTGTTCGGCAACGTCCGCGTGCTCGCCATCGGCCAGCAGATCGAGACCAAGGAGGGCCGCAAGACCGCCGACGGAAGCGCCGCGACGGCAACGCTCGAACTGACGGCACGCCAGGCCGAACTGTTGGCGCTTGCCAACTCGATGGGAGAGATCTCGCTCACCCTGCGCTCGATTGCGGATCTCGACCTCGAAGCCGGCCCCATGGCGGGCACGGATCCCAGTACGCGTGAAAGCACCGCCGTCCGCGTGCTGCGTTACGGAACCCCGTCACGCGCGTACGGCGTGAACTGA
- a CDS encoding A24 family peptidase, translating to MYEYAPLLVFPTIMTFAGATDLLTMKIPNRISIALVAVFFLLAPLMGLPASTIMMHVAAGLLVLSLAFVLFAVGGFGGGDAKLLAAGALWIGMDGLILYLVGVTLFGGLLAVALLAYRKQPFDAYAIPAWAYRLHLPKSGIPYGIAIAASALWVYPKTPWFSAFLA from the coding sequence ATGTACGAGTACGCACCACTTCTCGTGTTCCCCACTATCATGACCTTCGCAGGCGCGACCGACCTGCTGACCATGAAGATCCCGAACCGCATCTCGATCGCGCTCGTGGCCGTCTTCTTCCTGCTCGCCCCGCTGATGGGTCTCCCCGCCTCCACCATCATGATGCACGTCGCAGCCGGCCTCTTAGTTCTCTCGCTCGCATTCGTGCTCTTCGCTGTCGGCGGGTTCGGCGGCGGAGACGCCAAGCTGCTGGCGGCGGGCGCGCTCTGGATCGGCATGGACGGCCTCATACTCTATCTTGTCGGCGTCACCCTTTTCGGTGGCCTCCTGGCCGTGGCGCTCCTCGCCTACAGGAAGCAGCCGTTCGACGCGTACGCTATTCCCGCGTGGGCTTATCGCCTCCACCTGCCGAAGTCCGGCATTCCCTACGGCATCGCCATCGCCGCGAGCGCGCTATGGGTGTATCCTAAAACCCCATGGTTCAGCGCATTCTTGGCCTGA
- a CDS encoding Flp family type IVb pilin, translating to MKRLLKNFFENEAGATSIEYALIGVIVSVGIIGSLQAVMSALDAMFGKVEDGFDR from the coding sequence ATGAAGCGTTTGCTGAAAAACTTCTTCGAAAACGAAGCTGGCGCGACGTCCATCGAGTACGCGCTGATTGGAGTGATTGTGAGCGTGGGTATCATCGGCAGCCTGCAAGCCGTCATGAGCGCCCTCGACGCAATGTTCGGCAAGGTCGAGGACGGCTTCGACCGTTGA
- a CDS encoding Flp family type IVb pilin, which yields MTNLFSRFVKDESGATAIEYGLIAAIVGVGIIAGLGPLTEALNTTFGTISTKLGEAGAE from the coding sequence ATGACGAACCTCTTCTCGCGCTTCGTGAAGGACGAGTCCGGCGCCACCGCGATCGAGTACGGCCTCATCGCCGCCATCGTGGGCGTCGGCATCATCGCCGGCCTTGGGCCGCTCACGGAAGCCCTCAACACCACGTTCGGCACCATTTCGACCAAGCTGGGTGAAGCTGGCGCCGAATGA
- the secA gene encoding preprotein translocase subunit SecA → MLSLDSLGNFASKIFGSSNERRVRGYRSRVEAINAMEPEVAKLTDDELRARTEDFRRQYREGTPLDKLLVPAFATVREGAKRALGQRHFDVQLIGGMVLHEGNIAEMKTGEGKTLVATLAVYLNAIAGEGVHVVTVNDYLASRDAEWMGRVYRFLGLTVGNIVHGLDDDERKAAYACDVTYATNNELGFDYLRDNMKLRKDDMVQRGHFFAIVDEVDSILIDEARTPLIISGPLEDRADLYMAVDKHIPKLTPEHYELDEKQRQVALNDEGNEFMEKVLAEAELLKGSLYDIENVTLVHHVNQALKAHKLFQRDKDYIVKGGEVVIIDEFTGRMMPGRRYSEGLHQALEAKENVEIQPENQTLASITFQNYFRLYDKLAGMTGTALTEASEFMDIYGLDVIDIPTNLKISRIDDDDEIYRTQKEKLAAIVTTIADCSRRGQPILVGTTSIEKSEQLSELLKDRKFLTELGRSLLSQAERLKDAKEGKTSAESELKAYFNDIGQHLVDLGSAKSKDEPIPHQVLNARYHEQEASIIAQAGVPGAVTIATNMAGRGTDIQLGGNVEYRLRDWIAAETEAGNAPDDAAIAKKRAEIQADVDVKKKIALESGGLYVLATERHESRRIDNQLRGRSGRQGDPGRSKFYLALDDDLMRIFGSNRMDGVLKSLGLQEGEAITHPWMNKSLEMAQKKVEARNFDIRKQILKYDDVMNDQRKVIFDQRKDIMAEEDVSETVQELRNQVLNDLVSRFIPEQAYAEQWNTVGLREAVQAIFGIDQPVDEWANEEGIANDEIFERLQKAVDEKSAAKVAEIGPETYRQIEKMVLLQTLDHLWREHLITLEHLRQVIGFRAYGQRDPLNEYKSEAFVLFESMLSRLREATTGQLMHVELGAPGEELADLEMPELPEMHAHHVDASTGFDELSDELAMADAAIAGRGRGGPAPEKRAPIQTRKAAGAFDPADPATWGKVSRNAPCPCGSGKKYKHCHGTYE, encoded by the coding sequence ATGCTTTCCCTCGACTCTCTCGGAAACTTTGCGTCGAAGATTTTCGGCTCGTCCAACGAGCGGCGCGTGCGCGGCTACCGATCCCGAGTCGAGGCCATCAACGCGATGGAGCCTGAGGTCGCAAAGCTCACCGACGACGAGTTGCGCGCCCGGACGGAAGATTTCCGCAGGCAGTATCGGGAGGGCACCCCGCTCGACAAGCTCCTGGTCCCGGCTTTCGCGACCGTCCGCGAAGGCGCCAAGCGCGCCCTCGGCCAGCGCCATTTCGACGTACAGCTCATCGGCGGCATGGTGCTCCACGAAGGCAATATCGCGGAGATGAAAACGGGCGAAGGCAAGACGCTCGTGGCCACCCTTGCCGTGTACCTCAACGCCATCGCGGGCGAAGGCGTCCACGTCGTGACCGTCAACGATTATCTCGCCAGCCGCGACGCCGAGTGGATGGGCCGGGTCTACCGCTTCCTCGGCCTCACCGTCGGCAACATCGTCCACGGCCTCGACGACGACGAGCGCAAGGCCGCCTACGCCTGCGACGTCACCTACGCCACCAACAACGAGCTGGGCTTCGATTATCTGCGCGATAACATGAAGCTCCGGAAGGACGACATGGTCCAGCGTGGCCATTTCTTCGCCATCGTGGACGAGGTCGACAGCATCCTGATCGACGAGGCGCGCACGCCGCTCATCATCTCCGGCCCCCTCGAAGACCGCGCCGACCTCTATATGGCGGTCGACAAGCACATCCCGAAGCTGACGCCCGAGCATTACGAGCTGGACGAAAAGCAGCGCCAGGTTGCCCTGAACGACGAGGGCAACGAGTTCATGGAAAAGGTGCTCGCGGAAGCGGAGCTGCTCAAGGGCTCGCTTTACGACATCGAGAACGTCACCCTCGTCCACCACGTGAACCAGGCCCTCAAGGCCCACAAGCTGTTCCAGCGCGACAAGGATTACATCGTCAAGGGCGGCGAGGTCGTCATCATCGACGAGTTCACGGGCCGCATGATGCCGGGCCGCCGCTATTCCGAAGGCCTGCACCAAGCCCTTGAAGCGAAAGAGAACGTCGAGATCCAGCCCGAGAACCAGACGCTGGCCTCGATCACCTTCCAGAACTACTTCCGCCTCTACGACAAGCTTGCCGGCATGACCGGCACGGCTCTGACCGAAGCGTCCGAATTCATGGACATCTACGGTCTCGACGTCATCGACATCCCGACGAACCTCAAGATCTCGCGCATCGACGACGACGACGAGATCTACCGCACGCAGAAGGAAAAGCTCGCCGCCATCGTGACGACGATCGCGGATTGCTCGCGCCGGGGCCAGCCGATCCTCGTCGGCACCACCTCGATCGAGAAGTCGGAGCAGCTTTCGGAACTCCTGAAGGACCGCAAGTTCCTGACAGAGCTCGGACGCTCGCTGCTGTCTCAGGCCGAACGCCTCAAAGACGCGAAGGAAGGCAAGACCTCGGCCGAGTCCGAGCTTAAGGCCTACTTCAACGACATCGGCCAGCACCTGGTCGACCTCGGCAGCGCGAAGTCTAAGGACGAGCCGATCCCCCATCAGGTCCTGAACGCGCGCTATCACGAGCAGGAAGCGAGCATCATCGCGCAGGCCGGCGTACCGGGCGCCGTCACCATCGCAACCAACATGGCCGGCCGCGGCACCGACATCCAGCTTGGCGGCAACGTCGAATACCGGCTCCGCGACTGGATCGCGGCTGAGACGGAGGCGGGCAACGCACCCGACGACGCAGCCATCGCCAAGAAGCGCGCCGAGATCCAGGCCGACGTGGACGTCAAGAAGAAGATCGCCCTCGAATCCGGAGGCCTCTACGTGCTCGCCACCGAGCGCCACGAGAGCCGTCGTATCGACAACCAGCTCCGCGGCCGCTCCGGCCGTCAGGGCGACCCGGGCCGCTCGAAGTTCTACCTCGCGCTCGACGACGACCTCATGCGCATCTTCGGCTCCAACCGCATGGATGGCGTCTTGAAGTCTCTCGGCCTCCAGGAGGGCGAGGCGATCACCCATCCGTGGATGAACAAGAGCCTTGAGATGGCGCAGAAGAAGGTGGAAGCCCGCAACTTCGACATCCGCAAGCAGATCCTGAAGTACGACGACGTGATGAACGATCAGCGCAAGGTCATCTTCGACCAGCGCAAGGACATCATGGCAGAGGAGGACGTCTCGGAAACCGTGCAGGAGTTGCGCAATCAAGTCCTCAATGACCTCGTCAGCCGCTTCATTCCCGAGCAGGCCTACGCCGAGCAGTGGAACACGGTCGGCCTCCGCGAGGCGGTGCAGGCCATCTTCGGGATCGACCAGCCGGTCGACGAATGGGCAAACGAGGAAGGCATCGCCAACGACGAGATCTTCGAGCGTCTGCAGAAGGCCGTGGATGAGAAAAGCGCCGCCAAGGTCGCCGAGATCGGCCCCGAGACCTATCGGCAAATCGAGAAGATGGTCCTCCTCCAGACGCTGGACCACCTCTGGCGCGAGCATCTGATCACGCTGGAGCACCTGCGCCAGGTGATCGGCTTCCGCGCTTACGGCCAGCGCGATCCCCTGAACGAGTACAAGAGCGAAGCCTTCGTCCTGTTCGAAAGCATGCTCTCCCGCCTCCGCGAGGCAACGACCGGACAGCTCATGCACGTCGAGCTTGGAGCTCCCGGAGAAGAGCTTGCCGATCTTGAAATGCCGGAACTCCCCGAGATGCATGCTCATCACGTCGACGCTTCGACGGGGTTCGATGAACTCTCGGACGAGCTTGCGATGGCGGATGCTGCGATCGCCGGCCGGGGCCGCGGAGGCCCGGCACCGGAGAAGCGCGCACCTATTCAAACGCGCAAGGCCGCTGGCGCTTTCGACCCCGCAGATCCTGCAACATGGGGCAAGGTTTCACGCAACGCGCCCTGCCCGTGCGGCTCCGGCAAGAAGTACAAGCACTGCCACGGCACCTACGAGTAA